The Shewanella zhangzhouensis genome has a window encoding:
- a CDS encoding pilus assembly protein, whose protein sequence is MSNELPPSTLAAGLRACARLRPSARQIMTGLISVMACLSSAPLSADDTSLYVYESSNRSDERPQVLVIFDNSGSMDTTVYGVNPSFTNTSGDLSDGEQIYYSLDAAETPPNPGNPAEKRFFTYKRNACASSFEFLKEQGVFTGFMRHYVYSGQTGSWEEFPRSDGASIRMVECFEDIQDKNYDNGSVAKDGLPVDGEGRRGSPSPFYRVSSGSKEATKELAMSKAKNTGFGTGRVVTLYTKTYLTWYHSKKKQVNRTRIDIAKEAITNVLLTTPGVDFGLAIFNSNVYEGYDDGGRIIARIKPATASYKKDLIEAVDLLDGTTWTPLCETLYEAYRYFSGGEVWFGDDDSTLKPYRDKDAIEGKNYKSPFKDCQNRAYVVYVTDGEPTRDTNANDLVLGLTGGVDAYTDSPSSYLSSLSSWMNTNDVNPNMTGKQSVSTYTIGFSQGAASAAGLLRHTAEKGGGKYYDATNVDDLQKSLMQVFKNILEKNASFTAPAVASNNFNRIQTFDSVYYSMFLPNRGPRWSGNLKKFKVTDGGDIIDANKAKVIDSDGNIAKTACSHWSSSADCSAGDGNDVRRGGAAGMLQRMQAKDRNLLSDVGGLKPLTLSAASTKAGGNAALATLLGVDEAEVANLIDWARGVDVDDDNDNGNLTEMRADIMGDPLHSKPLAINFGSEGSPDIRVIVGTNQGVLHMFKDEGASVSESWAYLPWEMLPKQAALRENLPSGRHSVYGIDGSPVAWVKSGASGIQKAWLFFGLRRGGDAYYALDITNPDTPRFMWRIDGNSPGMDLLGQSWSKPVVTFIPGRESSPVLIFGGGYSPSNKDIPGVGTPDNLGTAVFIVDAATGALVHSFGPNNAGNMTVMPSIKDSIPNEVAVLDANNDGLTDRIYATDTGGNVWRMDMPGATPKDANRRWSAFKFASLGGMTTGSDRRFFAAPVVAQTALNNTLEFTSHEKGRSTTVTTVQTIPYDAVVVGSGIRPAPQDDQREDMFFTLQDRNIGIRSFDGSNKDRLPPSALTLADLYDVTSAPPTTKEEEVRFGKLRGWYYNFTRKGEKSLSAGSIIRGRVFFTSYVPGSAGAPGTNQCLIPGKGYLYGFDLHKGTRSYNQTYLEMGESVPDTPQLVVPSSKAMYLIGIGKAPELMVKTRCEDNNEHCDGCPPGDEKCIGGGMNTRKIYYYAN, encoded by the coding sequence ATGAGTAACGAACTTCCACCATCAACCTTGGCGGCGGGCCTCAGGGCTTGCGCGCGACTCCGGCCATCGGCCCGACAGATAATGACGGGTCTTATCAGTGTGATGGCTTGCCTCTCGTCGGCGCCCCTGTCTGCCGATGACACGTCTTTGTACGTTTATGAGTCCTCAAATCGCTCCGATGAACGGCCCCAGGTGCTCGTCATCTTTGATAACTCCGGCAGCATGGACACCACCGTATATGGTGTGAATCCGTCGTTTACCAATACAAGCGGAGATTTATCAGACGGTGAGCAGATTTATTACAGTCTTGATGCAGCAGAAACCCCGCCGAACCCGGGTAATCCTGCGGAAAAGCGCTTCTTTACCTACAAGCGAAACGCTTGTGCCAGCTCTTTTGAATTCCTGAAAGAACAGGGCGTTTTCACGGGTTTTATGCGCCACTACGTTTACAGCGGTCAAACCGGCAGCTGGGAGGAATTTCCCCGCAGCGATGGCGCCAGCATTCGCATGGTCGAGTGTTTTGAAGACATTCAGGATAAAAACTACGACAACGGCAGCGTGGCCAAAGATGGTCTTCCGGTAGACGGTGAGGGGCGTCGGGGCAGCCCTTCACCCTTTTATCGGGTCTCCAGTGGCAGCAAAGAGGCGACCAAAGAGCTGGCGATGTCCAAGGCGAAAAATACCGGGTTTGGTACCGGTAGAGTCGTTACTCTGTACACCAAGACCTACCTCACCTGGTATCACAGTAAGAAAAAGCAGGTCAATCGTACCCGTATCGACATTGCCAAAGAAGCAATAACCAACGTGCTGTTAACCACACCCGGTGTGGATTTTGGTTTGGCTATCTTTAACAGTAACGTTTACGAAGGATATGATGATGGCGGACGTATTATCGCCCGTATTAAACCTGCCACCGCCAGCTATAAAAAGGATTTGATTGAGGCTGTCGATTTGCTTGACGGGACGACCTGGACGCCGCTGTGCGAAACCCTCTATGAGGCGTATCGCTATTTTTCCGGCGGTGAAGTCTGGTTTGGTGATGATGACTCCACCCTTAAACCCTATCGCGACAAGGATGCCATCGAAGGCAAAAACTACAAATCGCCTTTTAAAGATTGCCAAAATCGCGCATACGTTGTGTATGTCACCGATGGCGAGCCCACCCGAGATACCAATGCCAACGATCTGGTACTGGGGCTGACAGGTGGCGTCGATGCGTACACAGATTCACCATCCAGTTACTTAAGCTCGCTTTCCTCATGGATGAACACCAATGATGTTAACCCTAATATGACGGGGAAGCAGAGTGTGTCTACTTACACCATTGGTTTCAGTCAGGGAGCCGCTTCCGCGGCTGGCCTGTTGCGTCATACCGCGGAGAAGGGTGGTGGCAAGTATTATGACGCTACCAATGTGGATGACTTGCAAAAGTCGTTGATGCAGGTGTTTAAAAACATCCTGGAGAAGAATGCCAGCTTTACGGCCCCGGCCGTTGCCAGCAACAACTTCAACCGTATCCAGACCTTCGATTCTGTCTACTACTCGATGTTTTTGCCAAACCGCGGTCCCCGTTGGAGCGGAAACCTGAAAAAATTCAAGGTCACTGACGGTGGCGACATCATAGATGCCAACAAAGCCAAGGTCATTGACTCTGATGGCAACATCGCCAAGACCGCCTGTTCCCATTGGAGCAGCAGCGCTGATTGCAGTGCCGGTGATGGCAACGATGTGCGCCGTGGCGGCGCTGCCGGTATGCTGCAGCGAATGCAGGCCAAGGACCGCAATCTGTTGTCGGATGTCGGCGGGCTTAAACCACTGACATTGAGTGCCGCCAGCACCAAGGCCGGTGGAAATGCAGCCCTTGCCACCTTACTCGGGGTTGATGAGGCTGAGGTGGCGAACCTGATTGACTGGGCCCGTGGTGTGGATGTGGATGACGACAATGACAACGGCAATCTCACTGAGATGCGCGCCGATATCATGGGCGACCCCCTGCACTCCAAACCCCTTGCCATTAACTTCGGCAGCGAGGGTTCACCGGACATTCGGGTGATAGTGGGCACCAACCAAGGTGTGCTGCACATGTTTAAGGATGAAGGTGCAAGTGTGTCTGAATCCTGGGCCTATCTGCCGTGGGAAATGCTGCCAAAGCAGGCCGCACTGCGGGAAAATCTGCCGTCGGGGCGCCACTCTGTGTACGGCATTGATGGCTCACCCGTCGCCTGGGTGAAAAGCGGCGCTTCCGGCATTCAAAAAGCCTGGCTGTTTTTCGGGCTTCGCCGTGGTGGCGATGCCTACTACGCCCTGGATATCACCAACCCAGACACGCCACGTTTTATGTGGCGCATTGATGGCAACAGCCCGGGGATGGATTTGCTCGGCCAAAGCTGGTCCAAACCTGTGGTGACTTTTATCCCAGGCAGGGAATCTAGCCCTGTACTGATTTTTGGTGGTGGCTACAGCCCGTCAAATAAAGATATCCCAGGCGTGGGCACGCCGGATAATTTGGGTACGGCAGTGTTTATTGTTGATGCAGCCACGGGCGCCCTGGTGCACAGCTTTGGCCCCAATAACGCCGGTAACATGACGGTGATGCCGAGCATCAAAGACAGTATCCCCAACGAAGTGGCCGTACTCGATGCCAATAACGATGGTCTCACAGACCGTATCTACGCCACAGATACCGGCGGTAATGTGTGGCGGATGGATATGCCTGGGGCCACCCCAAAAGATGCCAACAGGCGTTGGTCAGCCTTTAAGTTCGCCTCCCTTGGTGGCATGACGACAGGCTCCGACAGGCGATTTTTTGCCGCACCTGTGGTGGCCCAAACCGCACTGAACAATACCCTGGAATTCACCAGCCACGAGAAAGGCCGCAGCACCACAGTCACCACTGTCCAAACCATTCCCTATGATGCTGTGGTGGTGGGCAGCGGTATTCGCCCGGCCCCTCAGGATGACCAGCGGGAAGACATGTTTTTCACCCTGCAGGACCGCAATATTGGAATAAGGTCCTTCGATGGCAGCAACAAGGACAGGCTGCCTCCATCGGCTCTGACCCTGGCGGATCTATATGATGTCACCAGCGCACCTCCAACCACCAAAGAGGAAGAAGTGCGTTTTGGAAAGCTGCGTGGCTGGTATTACAACTTCACCCGAAAAGGTGAAAAGAGCCTGTCGGCGGGCTCCATTATCAGGGGAAGGGTGTTCTTTACCTCCTACGTGCCCGGAAGTGCCGGTGCGCCGGGTACCAATCAATGCCTCATCCCTGGTAAGGGCTATCTCTATGGCTTTGATTTGCATAAGGGGACCCGATCTTACAATCAAACCTATCTGGAAATGGGCGAAAGTGTGCCTGATACGCCGCAGCTTGTGGTGCCAAGCAGCAAAGCCATGTACTTGATTGGTATAGGCAAGGCGCCTGAATTGATGGTGAAAACCCGCTGTGAAGATAACAACGAACACTGTGATGGCTGTCCGCCGGGGGACGAGAAATGCATCGGCGGTGGCATGAATACCAGGAAGATTTATTACTATGCAAACTGA
- a CDS encoding metallophosphoesterase: protein MPDLRQAEVGSDADTDFHDGPYVINDAHQKQAHWICHRRLITTEAGTRLQRPEHCGALPQPTLFGPYAIDEDQVNGVKTLVALSDVHGQYQVLINLLRAHRVIDENNRWALGDGHLVMTGDMFDRGPEVNEVLWLMYELDRAARAAGGMVHLLMGNHEQMVLQGDLRYVNDRYRVSSALIGRPYDALYDRDTEIGQWLRSKNTLVKINDMLFMHGGISPEWLERGLSIGQANDLYRKHIDDEKSALKTDPLLNFLFYKGGPTWYRGYFKSELDESQIDALLKHFGVNHIVVGHTSQTRVLGLYDNRIIAIDSSIKLGNAGELLWVEGETLLRGKYDGSKSPLISD, encoded by the coding sequence ATGCCAGACCTTAGGCAGGCAGAAGTGGGCTCTGATGCCGACACAGACTTTCATGATGGCCCGTACGTCATCAATGATGCACACCAAAAGCAGGCCCATTGGATTTGTCACCGCCGACTGATAACGACAGAGGCTGGCACCAGGCTGCAGCGCCCCGAGCATTGCGGCGCCCTGCCCCAGCCCACTCTGTTTGGCCCCTATGCAATCGATGAGGATCAAGTCAACGGCGTAAAAACCCTGGTTGCCCTCAGTGATGTCCATGGCCAGTATCAGGTGCTGATAAACCTGCTTCGCGCCCACAGGGTCATCGATGAAAACAACCGCTGGGCGCTGGGGGATGGCCATCTGGTGATGACAGGAGACATGTTTGACCGGGGGCCTGAGGTCAACGAGGTGCTCTGGTTGATGTACGAGCTCGACCGGGCCGCACGCGCCGCCGGTGGCATGGTGCACCTCTTGATGGGTAACCACGAGCAAATGGTGCTGCAGGGCGACCTGCGCTACGTCAACGATCGCTACCGTGTCAGCAGCGCCCTTATCGGTCGCCCCTACGACGCCCTCTACGACAGGGATACCGAAATCGGCCAGTGGCTCAGAAGTAAAAACACCCTGGTAAAAATAAACGATATGCTGTTTATGCACGGCGGCATCAGCCCCGAGTGGCTGGAGCGTGGTCTTTCCATCGGCCAGGCCAACGACCTGTACCGCAAACATATCGACGATGAAAAATCCGCTCTCAAGACAGACCCGTTGCTGAACTTCTTGTTTTATAAGGGCGGGCCTACCTGGTATCGGGGTTACTTCAAGTCGGAGCTGGATGAATCGCAAATCGATGCCCTGCTTAAACACTTTGGTGTCAACCACATAGTGGTCGGCCATACCTCACAAACCAGGGTGCTGGGTCTTTATGACAACCGCATCATCGCCATCGATTCTTCCATCAAACTGGGTAACGCCGGGGAATTGCTCTGGGTGGAGGGGGAAACACTGCTTCGGGGCAAGTACGATGGCAGCAAATCACCGCTTATCAGTGACTAA
- a CDS encoding substrate-binding periplasmic protein yields the protein MSPKRLTLLIFLLLPLWVTAQEPKTLTLVATDLPPFYAESLDHFGPVAVLVQEALQRRGYQVELKFYPFIRATALIKAGKADAIIGLWYRAERESWAYYSRPLQGTEIAFLARKQDQIGYHKLSELQGKRIGISRGYANPAAIASSKLHTEEADSDETNLRKLLIGRVDLIVISRNVAQYLIAHGPAEYQGQFEFVGEPLAKEVFHLGVSKTREGNLQLLDDFNQAIVGMEEDGSMKAILSPLSTTLN from the coding sequence ATGTCGCCGAAGCGCTTAACCTTGCTGATATTTCTGCTACTGCCGCTCTGGGTTACAGCGCAGGAGCCCAAAACCCTGACACTGGTGGCTACCGACCTTCCCCCTTTTTATGCTGAGTCACTGGACCATTTCGGACCCGTAGCGGTTCTGGTGCAAGAGGCGCTGCAGCGCCGGGGCTATCAGGTAGAGCTTAAGTTCTATCCCTTTATTCGCGCCACAGCCCTCATTAAAGCCGGCAAAGCCGACGCCATTATCGGACTCTGGTATAGGGCCGAACGGGAAAGCTGGGCCTATTATTCGCGGCCTCTGCAGGGAACGGAAATTGCCTTTTTGGCCAGGAAGCAGGACCAGATTGGGTATCATAAGTTGTCAGAACTCCAGGGCAAACGGATTGGAATAAGCCGGGGCTATGCCAACCCGGCGGCCATTGCCAGCAGCAAATTACATACAGAAGAGGCCGACTCGGATGAAACGAATCTGCGCAAGCTGCTGATAGGCAGGGTGGATTTAATCGTAATAAGCCGCAATGTAGCTCAGTATCTTATCGCCCACGGCCCGGCGGAATATCAGGGGCAATTTGAGTTTGTGGGTGAACCTCTGGCAAAGGAGGTATTTCATCTTGGGGTGTCGAAAACGCGGGAGGGAAACCTTCAACTCCTTGACGATTTCAATCAGGCAATTGTGGGTATGGAAGAAGACGGCAGCATGAAGGCCATCCTCTCCCCTTTGAGTACAACGCTAAACTAA
- a CDS encoding TapY2 family type IVa secretion system protein: MQTDIPVVAFLLALSLSSTASAATEAPEHAERESFKCFISTNVGDGVYDFSWYAADTARNMAELVGQRLANSAMRAKGIRVYAGEVHECVPQDRDFAAQKARTLDEAMAR; this comes from the coding sequence ATGCAAACTGACATCCCTGTTGTCGCCTTTTTATTGGCGTTGAGTTTATCTTCCACGGCATCGGCCGCGACAGAAGCTCCGGAGCACGCCGAACGCGAGTCGTTCAAGTGCTTTATCAGCACCAACGTGGGTGATGGGGTATACGACTTCAGTTGGTACGCGGCCGATACCGCGCGCAACATGGCTGAGCTTGTGGGGCAGCGGTTGGCCAACTCTGCCATGAGAGCCAAAGGTATCCGGGTTTACGCCGGTGAAGTTCACGAGTGTGTGCCCCAGGACCGTGATTTTGCGGCGCAGAAGGCCCGGACACTGGATGAGGCAATGGCACGCTAA
- a CDS encoding substrate-binding periplasmic protein encodes MNRPCLSSVIFVVFLLLSTIASSNETSIRLAAEDSWPPFADAAGEGLSHRLIAKAFALEGIDVDTLVVPYNRGLILTEQGKVNAVFNVAMQQNTRERFLFGEEPLFVATASFYQLSRKAPVAADKWSLPEDTRVGIVRGYEYGDEFDSLPNMVLKIVDNQYQLINLLLTDKVDAVVMYDRVAAQFLDTMGVNSEVRAVIANHSSELFVAFDKNNPNSPALAGALDKGLKQLKASGEYHSLIAGVTSAPQGLRKTAGGVN; translated from the coding sequence ATGAACCGGCCGTGTCTAAGTTCAGTCATTTTTGTCGTCTTTTTGCTGTTATCCACCATAGCCAGTAGCAACGAAACCAGCATCAGACTCGCCGCAGAAGATAGCTGGCCTCCTTTTGCCGATGCCGCCGGGGAAGGGTTATCTCACCGCCTGATAGCCAAAGCGTTTGCCCTCGAAGGTATCGATGTTGACACCCTGGTGGTACCGTACAATCGGGGCTTGATCCTGACCGAACAAGGCAAGGTGAATGCGGTGTTTAACGTGGCGATGCAACAGAACACCCGCGAGCGCTTTCTGTTCGGTGAAGAGCCCCTGTTTGTTGCCACAGCATCTTTCTATCAGCTAAGCCGCAAAGCGCCCGTGGCCGCAGACAAATGGTCGCTGCCCGAAGACACCCGTGTGGGCATAGTCAGGGGCTATGAATATGGCGATGAGTTCGATAGCCTGCCCAACATGGTGCTGAAAATCGTCGATAATCAATATCAGCTGATTAATCTGCTGCTGACCGACAAGGTCGATGCCGTAGTAATGTATGACAGAGTCGCAGCCCAGTTTCTCGATACCATGGGGGTTAACAGCGAGGTTCGTGCCGTGATTGCCAATCACAGCAGCGAGCTGTTCGTGGCATTTGATAAAAATAATCCGAACTCCCCGGCTCTGGCTGGCGCACTGGACAAGGGCCTAAAACAACTTAAGGCCAGCGGCGAATACCACAGCCTGATTGCCGGTGTCACATCCGCCCCGCAGGGTTTAAGAAAAACTGCCGGCGGGGTAAACTGA